In Gadus chalcogrammus isolate NIFS_2021 chromosome 23, NIFS_Gcha_1.0, whole genome shotgun sequence, a genomic segment contains:
- the map3k8 gene encoding mitogen-activated protein kinase kinase kinase 8 — protein sequence MHERSTVTSTQVKEDKKMDYKYDDGIELLLNHMNIEDIIDAVESLYQIESKVGAAEEASKEGLGFEEGDNEEMDDSEEAGESGSEPGGRSEGGVAAEEESGEGVDGGAGGVKYGKATDLLDFINLVSDMALAERQHLPEEMGVVLNKREMAVQNGRYQINREFVLFPWKLTYKNPRTGLVPNGSFGKVHLAQDTKTRKRMACKLIPMENFRAADVEIQAKFRHENIAELYGALLWDQKLHLFMEAGEGGSVLEKVDSCGPMREFEVIWVTRQVLRGLEYLHANKVIHHDIKPSNIVLMSDKAVLVDFGLTVQMTEEMYTPRDLRGTEMYMSPEVVLCRGHDTKIDIYSLGTTIIHMQTGSPPWATRFPRTAYPSYLYIIHKLAPPMEDVAEDCSPAMRSFLGRAMERNPTLRASAPELLTHEALHPPREDQPRCWSLDSAMEEAHQLMHRQHSQHSDTLLGSSLCSEDSGHMRRNSLYGDLGAMAEYYKIVKGPPAADY from the exons ATGCATGAAAGGAGCACAGTGACATCGACACAG GTCAAGGAGGACAAGAAGATGGACTACAAATATGATGACGGAATAGAACTTCTACTCAATCACATGAACATTGAAGACATCATCGATGCGGTGGAGAGTCTCTATCAGATCGAGAGCAAGGTTGGAGCGGCCGAGGAGGCAAGCAAGGAAGGCTTGGGATTCGAAGAAGGAGATAACGAGGAGATGGATGACAGCGAGGAGGCAGGGGAGTCAGGGAGCGAGCCGGGGGGCCGCAGCGAGGGGGGagtggcggcggaggaggagagcggggaaGGTGTGGACGGAGGCGCCGGCGGAGTCAAGTACGGGAAAGCGACGGATCTGCTGGACTTCATCAACCTCGTCTCGGATATGGCCCTGGCCGAACGGCAGCACCTGCCGGAGGAGATGGGAGTCGTGCTCAACAAG AGAGAGATGGCTGTTCAAAATGGCCGTTATCAGATCAATAGAGAGTTTGTCCTGTTTCCTTGGAAGTTGACTTATAAGAATCCACGGACTGGCCTTGTGCCCAATGGCTCCTTTGGGAAAGTCCATCTGGCACAGGACACGAAGACCCGAAAAAGAATGGCATGCAAACTG ATTCCGATGGAGAACTTCCGAGCGGCCGACGTGGAGATCCAGGCCAAGTTCCGCCACGAGAACATAGCGGAGCTGTACGGCGCCTTGCTCTGGGACCAGAAGCTCCACCTCTTCATGGAGGCGGGCGAGGGCGGCTCGGTGCTGGAGAAGGTGGACAGCTGCGGGCCCATGAGGGAGTTTGAGGTCATCTGGGTGACCAGGCAGGTCCTCCGGGGGCTGGAGTACCTCCACGCCAACAAAGTCATCCACCACGACATCAAAC CGAGCAACATAGTTCTGATGTCGGACAAGGCGGTACTGGTGGACTTTGGCCTGACGGTGCAGATGACTGAGGAGATGTACACTCCCAGAGACCTGAGAGGAACCGAG aTGTACATGAGCCCAGAGGTGGTGCTGTGTCGCGGTCACGACACCAAGATCGACATCTACAGCCTGGGCACCACCATCATACACATGCAGACGGGCAGCCCGCCCTGGGCCACCAGGTTCCCCCGCACGGCCTACCCCTCCTACCTTTACATT ATCCACAAGCTGGCTCCGCCCATGGAGGACGTGGCGGAGGACTGCAGCCCGGCCATGCGCTCCTTCCTGGGCCGTGCGATGGAGAGGAACCCCACCCTGCGCGCCTCGGCCCCGGAGCTGCTGACCCACGAGGCGCTGCACCCCCCCAGGGAGGACCAGCCCCGCTGCTGGAGCCTGGACTCGGCCATGGAGGAGGCCCACCAGCTCATGCACCGGCAGCACAGCCAGCACAGCGACACCCTCCTGG GGTCATCTCTGTGCTCTGAAGACTCCGGCCACATGAGGAGGAACTCCCTCTACGGAGACCTGGGGGCCATGGCTGAGTACTACAAGATCGTCAAGGGGCCCCCTGCCGCAGATTATTAG